A region of Betta splendens chromosome 13, fBetSpl5.4, whole genome shotgun sequence DNA encodes the following proteins:
- the tiparp gene encoding protein mono-ADP-ribosyltransferase TIPARP translates to MDKTLRVLQKPAERVPTGIPLGVSLNMGEGDDFAERQIVGLPDKIPLVKPYFKKQKQRKLEAKCVHRALEDPILTTLLSTDALVSGDGVFVPRSQPGRSPGNLCAAAVVKQSCMGQVCLKDQGAADAAAGAGVPGLMARDGDVEIADTTAELEETERAKIPETTPDGPCFQLKPGLTATVKPPGGDIPPVAAPQAPHQEGPNKSNDLLTSGAKPLPVKDCLGVRDPLPLLPPPDKAVLFQDKSEEASLDLVFELLTQLQYHTHQSDSVDICVDFLQGQCVYGSDCAHHHTVLPYHWQICRSSSQTWQSIADDSQEQLERLYCNPDNEQVRLKFQSRVFTLDFGAMRACDLEFDRVRRLSTPASPLPAPTASPTPTPSCHTVWKYYCRDNFGWREYSEPVVKLIEEASSRGLKEVRFITLQNQYILNIREGFQQNAVFGFRRQIKKRPMFMSSVMLTPHLQTLGGLSSPPLPCSSSSSSFSSSSVDLSTPHPLSPTAANPPSLFPETWLPMTMSQDFLQVPVSREDRSYRTVYSLFHKTVSETKFRIMKILRVQNPFLWEKYKRKKEYMSRRLSELDRVLSERHLFHGTSADVVDGICKHNFDPRVCGKHATMFGQGSYFARKAVYSHNFSKRSPKGVHCMFLAKVLTGRYTVGNPSMRRPPPINPRDPSSDLYDSCVDNWVDPQIYVIFNDDQSYPYFIIYYEEVPNVVAV, encoded by the exons ATGGATAAAACTTTGCGCGTTCTCCAGAAACCCGCAGAGCGCGTGCCGACCGGGATCCCGCTGGGCGTGAGCCTGAACATGGGCGAAGGGGACGATTTCGCGGAGCGGCAGATCGTGGGGCTCCCGGACAAGATACCTCTGGTGAAGCCGTACTtcaagaagcagaagcagcggaAGCTCGAGGCCAAATGCGTCCACCGCGCCCTGGAGGACCCCATACTGACCACCCTGCTGAGCACGGACGCGCTGGTCTCCGGGGATGGGGTGTTCGTTCCCCGGAGCCAACCGGGCCGGAGCCCGGGCAACCTGTGCGCGGCGGCCGTGGTGAAGCAGAGCTGCATGGGCCAGGTGTGTCTGAAGGACCAGGGGGCTGCCGACGCCGCAGCTGGAGCCGGAGTGCCGGGCTTGATGGCCCGGGACGGGGACGTGGAAATAGCCGATACTActgcggagctggaggagacggagcgagccaagatccccGAGACGACCCCCGACGGGCCCTGCTTTCAGCTGAAGCCCGGCCTCACAGCGACTGTAAAACCCCCTGGCGGGGATATACCTCCCGTAGCTGCACCACAGGCGCCTCACCAAGAGGGGCCAAACAAAAGCAATGACCTCTTAACCTCTGGGGCGAAACCCCTTCCAGTTAAAGACTGCCTCGGAGTCCGGGACCCCCTGCCCCTCCTGCCGCCGCCCGACAAAGCAGTGCTATTCCAGGATAAAAGCGAAGAGGCCTCCTTGGACCTGGTGTTCGAGCTGCTCACGCAGCTCCAGTACCACACGCACCAGTCGGACTCGGTGGACATCTGTGTGGATTTCCTCCAGGGACAGTGCGTGTACGGCAGCGACTGTGCCCACCACCACACGGTCCTGCCGTACCACTGGCAGATCTGCCGGAGCAGCAGCCAGACGTGGCAGAGCATAGCGGACGACtcccaggagcagctggagagacTGTACTGCAACCCGGACAATGAACAAGTCAGGCTCAAGTTTCA GAGCCGAGTGTTTACCTTAGACTTCGGGGCCATGCGAGCGTGTGACCTGGAGTTTGACCGCGTTCGACGCCTGTCTACCCCCGCCAGCCCTCTGCCCGCGCCCACCGCCAGCCCCACTCCCACCCCCAGCTGTCACACGGTGTGGAAGTACTACTGCAGGGACAACTTTGGCTGGAGGGAGTACTCCGAG CCGGTGGTGAAGCTCATCGAGGAGGCCAGTTCGCGGGGCCTTAAGGAGGTCCGATTCATTACTCTTCAGAACCAGTATATCCTCAATATCAGGGAGGGCTTCCAGCAGAACGCCGTCTTTGGCTTCAGGCGTCAGATCAAGAAGCGGCCCATGTTCATGTCCTCTGTGATGCTCACGCCCCATCTTCA GACTTTAGGCGGCCTCTCTTCGCCCCCGCtcccctgttcctcctcctcctcctctttttcttcctcctccgtgGACCTCTCCACGCCGCATCCCCTCTCGCCGACCGCCGCCAACCCGCCCAGCCTGTTTCCGGAGACGTGGCTGCCCATGACCATGAGCCAGGACTTCCTGCAGGTGCCGGTGTCGCGCGAGGACCGCAGCTACCGCACCGTGTACAGCCTTTTCCACAAGACGGTGTCGGAGACCAAGTTCAGGATCATGAAGATCCTGCGCGTGCAGAACCCCTTCCTCTGGGAGAAGTACAAGAG GAAGAAGGAGTACATGTCCCGGCGCCTGTCCGAGCTGGACCGCGTGCTGAGCGAGCGCCACCTCTTCCACGGGACCTCGGCCGACGTGGTGGACGGCATCTGCAAGCACAACTTCGACCCGCGCGTCTGCGGCAAGCACGCCACCATGTTCGGCCAGGGCTCCTACTTCGCCCGCAAGGCCGTCTACTCCCACAACTTCTCCAAGCGCTCGCCAAAGGGAGTCCACTGCATGTTCCTGGCCAAAGTCCTCACGGGCAG ATACACAGTAGGAAACCCCTCCATGCGACGGCCTCCGCCCATCAACCCCCGCGACCCTTCCAGTGACCTTTATGACTCCTGTGTGGACAACTGGGTGGACCCCCAGATATACGTCATCTTCAACGATGACCAGAGCTACCCTTACTTTATCATTTACTACGAGGAGGTACCCAACGTTGTCGCCGTCTGA